The following proteins come from a genomic window of Megalops cyprinoides isolate fMegCyp1 chromosome 6, fMegCyp1.pri, whole genome shotgun sequence:
- the phtf1 gene encoding putative homeodomain transcription factor 1 → MAGIAWYQEKIGAYDQQIWEKSLEQAELKGIGSKPKKTGHIKADLIDVDLVRGSTFSKAKPESPWTALTRKGLVRVLLFPFFFQWWIQVTSRCISTWLLVLYFLQVLAVLMSLEMPAASGSEVLGPMCLMLLLGTVHCQIVSTESCRTTASSPATSPAASPVASPARRKRQRKGRSVKKAEEQEGVQPWQLQENQRLYRSERKAGCENSHRRSVVGVSDELSSEEEVEPYRQPPWGGHVPAEGANPASILRKRNRPSPQSAPAPQEDSGQPIKLPPREVERLRPSESPRPASDTDDTLWEELLQGPDSASSGSSDSEGGGHFCHGPPPIANLSSEDESFQPGHLSWLQACHPSKDRVSAIIWEQGECKKTDMSVLEISGIILTRVKAVEQGVGYLMLGGVVTAALAVLPFGFRVSQRLSMTQLGTVKMAELADMAVGPADTWTYLFFLITTLERVCLTGLFFFMMCVAERTYKQRLLFAKLFSHLTSARKAKKSEVPHFRLKKVQNIKIWLSLRSFLKRRGPQRSVDVIVSSIFLLALSIAFICCAQLLHSHHTFLDSETNWELMIWGSSLIVFLLRLATLGSETNRKYSNVSVLLTEQINLYLKMEKKPNKKDELNIVNNVLKLATKLMKELDTPFRLLGLTVNPLIYNITRVVILSAVSAVVSDLLGFNIRLWKIKP, encoded by the exons ATGGCAGGGATTGCGTGGTACCAGGAGAAG atAGGGGCATATGACCAACAAATATGGGAGAAGTCTCTGGAGCAAGCCGAGTTAAAG GGCATTGGCAGCAAACCAAAGAAGACAGGCCACATCAAAGCTGATCTGATCGATGTGGACTTGGTTAGAG GCTCCACGTTCAGCAAGGCCAAGCCGGAGAGCCCGTGGACTGCTCTGACACGAAAGGGCCTGGTCAGGGTACTgctcttccccttcttctttcAGTGGTGGATCCAGGTGACATCCAGGTGCATTTCCACCTGGCTGCTGGTCCTCTACTTCCTGCAAG TGCTGGCTGTGCTCATGTCCCTGGAGATGCCAGCAGCCTCCGGCAGCGAGGTGCTGGGGCCCATGtgtctgatgctgctgctggggACGGTGCATTGCCAGATCGTCTCCACCGAGTCCTGCAGAACCACCGCAAGCAGCCCCGCAACCAGCCCTGCAGCCAGCCCTGTGGCCAGCCCCGCACGCAGGAAGAg acagaggaaggggcGGAGTGTGAAGaaggcagaggagcaggagggtgTGCAGCcctggcagctgcaggagaaccAGAGGCTGTACCGCAGCGAGAGGAAGGCTGGCTGTGAG AACAGCCACAGAAGGTCGGTGGTCGGGGTCTCAGACGAGCTGTCCAGCGAGGAGGAAGTGGAGCCCTACCGCCAGCCCCCGTGGGGGGGGCACGTTCCCGCAGAGGGGGCGAACCCTGCCTCCATCCTGCGCAAGAGGAACCGCCCATCCCCCCAGAGCGCCCCCGCACCGCAG GAGGACAGCGGCCAGCCCATCAAACTCCCGCCACGAGAGGTGGAGCGCCTGAGACCCTCAGAGAGCCCACGCCCCGCCTCCGACACGGACGACACGCTGTGGGAGGAGCTTCTGCAGGGCCCAGACTCCGCCTCCTCGGGAAGCAGCGACAGCGAGGGAGGCGGGCACTTCTGCCACGGCCCGCCCCCCATCGCCAACCTGTCCAGTGAGGACGAGAGCTTCCAGCCG ggccaCCTGTCCTGGCTGCAGGCGTGTCACCCCTCCAAAGACCGCGTCAGCGCCATCATCTGGGAGCAGGGAGAGTGCAAGAAGACTGACATGTCGGTCCTGGAGATCAGCGGCATCATCCTGACCCGG GTGAAGGCGGTGGAGCAGGGTGTGGGTTACCTGATGCTGGGAGGCGTGGTGACCGCGGCGCTGGCCGTGCTGCCGTTCGGCTTCCGGGTGTCGCAGCGTCTCAGCATGACGCAGCTGGGCACAGTGAAGATGGCGGAGCTGGCGGACATGGCTGTGGGCCCAGCCGACACCTGGACGtacctcttcttcctcatcacCACACTGGAGCGTGTCTGCCTCACCGGACTCTTTTTCTTCATGATGTGCGTGGCGGAGCGCACCTACAAGCAG CGTCTCCTCTTCGCCAAACTCTTCAGCCACCTGACTTCAGCACGTAAGGCCAAGAAGTCAGAGGTGCCCCACTTCAGGCTGAAGAAAGTGCAGAACATAAAGATCTGGCTCTCCCTGCGCTCCTTCCTAAAG AGACGAGGCCCCCAGCGCTCAGTCGACGTCATCGtctcctccatcttcctcctcgCCCTCTCCATCGCCTTCATCTGCTGTGCTCAG CTCCTGCACAGCCACCACACCTTCCTGGACTCAGAGACCAACTGGGAGCTGATGATCTGGGGCTCGTCTCTCATCGTATTCCTGCTGCGTCTGGCCACCCTCGGCTCCGAGACCAACCGCAAGTACAGCAAcgtgtctgtgctgctgacaGAGCAG ATAAACTTGTATCTGAAGATGGAAAAGAAGCCCAATAAAAAGGACGAGCTGAACATTGTGAACAATGTGCTGAAGCTGGCAACCAAGCTGATGAAG GAGCTGGACACCCCCTTCCGGCTGCTGGGTCTGACGGTGAACCCCCTGATCTACAACATCACTCGCGTGGTCATCCTGTCTGCCGTGTCCGCCGTGGTCAGCGACCTGCTGGGCTTCAACATCCGT TTATGGAAAATAAAGCCGTGA